The sequence GCATGGCGGGCGAAGCTGCTCGAAGCCCGCGGCAAACGCTTTCGGCCGGGGCGCGACGATAAAGTGCTCGTAAGCTGGAACGGATTGGCGATCGACGCGCTGGCCCAGGCGGCTGGCGCGCTCGACGAGCCGCGCTACCTCGCGGCGGCGACGGCGGCAGCCGATTTCATCCTCGCTCAAATGCGCCGCTCGGACGGACGGCTCCTGCACGTCTGGCGCGGCGAGGCCAAACTCGACGCATATCTCGACGATTACGCCTGCCTCGCGAACGCTTTGGTCTCGCTCTACGAAGCGGGCTTCAACGAGCGCTACATCGACGAAGCGGTCCGCTTGGCCGACATCATGCTGGCTCACTTCGCCGATCCGGCCCTCGGCGGCTTTTTCTTCACCGCCGACGATCACGAAGCTCTCGTCGCCCGCCAGAAAGATTGGCAGGACAGTTCCACCCCCAGCGGCAATGCGATGGCGGCCACTACGCTGTTGCGTCTGGGCAAGCTCACCGGACGACGCGATTACACCGACGCGGCAGCCGCCACCTTGCAAGCCGCGGCCGGCCTGATGGCACTCTTCCCCTCGGCCGCCGGCCAAATGCTCATGGCCCTTGACCTGCGCCTCGGCCCCACTCCCGAGATCGTAATCCTCGGCGACGATGCCCCCGACACCGCCGCCGTCCTGGCCGACCTGCGGCATCGCTTCATTCCGAACAAGGTCGTCGCATTTCGCGCGACTCCGCTGGCCTCTATCACATCCACCATATCGCCCGCGCTCGCCGCACTCTTCGAGGGCAAATCAGCTCAACAGCCATCGCCGACGGTTTTCATCTGCGAGAACCTCGCCTGCCAAGCGCCGATCACCGGCCGGGCCGCGGCAAACGATGCGTGGGAGCGACTGATGAACGGGGCGAAATAGTAGAAGCACGAAGCGAGCAACGATGAATCGCCTCAACCCGTAGTGTTCGTCCGTCATCGCGGCGCCGTGGAACGTCGGAAATCTCGGTCGAAATTGACTCCGTTCAGAAAATGGCCGAGAATGTCTGTATGAGCACGACCGGTGTTGACGAGGTAAAATGAAATGAATAAAGCCCTAACGATTGCTGAGATATATTCGCAGTTCGAATCCGAATGGGTTCTGCTCGACGACCCGCAGACCAACGCGGCGCTTGAGGTGCAAGCGGGCAAGGTGCTTTGCCACAGCAAGGACCGAGACGAGGTCTATCGCAAGGCAGTCGAGTTGCGGCCGAAACGCTTCGCGACGCTATTCACAGGCAAGATGCCCGCCGGGACGACGATCGTGTAATGACTTCGGCGTTCGACTCAAGGGACGGTTTGATAATCGTCGCGGCCGAACTTCAAGGACCATCGGGCAGCGCGATTTTGCGATTGGCTCTCGACACGGGTGCGACGACTACGTTGATCAACAGTAGCGTCTTGGTCGCGACGGGTTACGACCCGGCGGCGTCGCCAACTCGTTTTGAGGTGACAACGGGAAGCGGCGTGGAGTATGTCGCGCGCACAGTTTTACTCTGGCTGAGCGCGCTAGGCCGTCAAAGATAAGACTTCGCCGTTTTGGCCCACACCTTGCCGCCGAGCGCGGGCGTGGACGGGTTGCTCGGTCTCGATTTCTCGCGAGGCCATCTTCTCACGGTGGATTTTCGCGGCGGTCTGACCAAGTTGGGTTAAACCACGCCTCGCGCCAACGCTAATTCTCGATCGCGGCTATGCTTATCGATTCGCAAGCGCACTTCGTCGGAGATGGGTATCATCGCCTCTACTTCTGAATCCAGCGCACCATCGGCCAGCAAGGCCGACGGAACTAAGTCGCCGCGGCGGATTGCGGCGGCGCGAGCAGTTCCAGAATCCCGCGCAGCGGCGTTTCTACGTCATCCGGGCGGTTGTTGAGTTCGTAGTTGAGTTCGTAGATCGCGCGCTCGAGTAGATGGAAGTCGAAGAGGGCGTCGATGTGGGTGGGATTGGCGGGGAGCAGATCGGCGGTCGAGACGGCGGCGGCGTAGGCCCGCAGGAAGGCGGAACTGGTCCAGACGTACCAAAACTCGGCTGCTTCCTTGATGGCCATTTGAGCGTCGGGGCTGGTCACGCCCATTTGGGCCAGCCTCGGCGCGGATTGAGCGGCCGCGTAGTGGAATGAGCGGATCATGCCCGCGACGTCCAAGAGGCCCGAGCGCTTCATCCGCCGCGCGGCGAGCGGCCGATGCGGCTCGCCCTCGAAGTCGATGATCAAGAAGTCCTTGCCTGTGTACAGCACCTGACCGAGATGATAGTCGCCGTGGCAGCGGATTCGGCGGGCGACAATTTTCGGCTTGAGGATCGCGCGGAACCGCTCGAGCACCGCCTTCTCGCGGTCGAGAAGGTCGCGGGCGACCGGTGCGGCAGCCACCGGCAGCACATCCAGGCGTTGCCGCAAAGCGTTGAAGGAGTCGGCCAGCAGCTTGCGCGACGTTTGATACAGTGAACGCTGATAGAGAGTTGAGAAATTCTCGGGGGCGAAATTTGCCTCGTCGGTGTTCGCCAGCGCGACGTGCAGCTCGCCGGTGCTTCGGCCCAGGAGCATGGCGGATTCGAGGAAACCGCCGAGCAGTTGGTGGGCCAACGGCGAGGCCTCGCCCCGGGCCAGCTCCCAGAGCGAGCCGCGCGGCGTGGCGGCGGCGGATGGGCGGCCTTCGGCCGGCAGCGCCATGATTCCTTCCAGATAACGCTTCAAGAAATCGAGCGTGAATTGCCAGGCCGTGATCGTGTGCGGCGCATAGCCTTGCAACACGCCGATCGTGACCGGCTCTTGCCGCCGGATCACGAATTCAAGCGATCCGGCCAACCGCGGCGTGTTCGCGAAGCGGCCGTTCGTGCCGAGAATCCGGCCGATTTCCAATTCCGGATTCACGCCCATTTGGAGGCGGCGGAAGACCTTGAGGATCAGCTTCTCGTCGAAGATCACCGAGCTGTTGCTCTGCTCTGCCTTGCCGGGAACCGGTACGAGGGCCGTCGGCTCGGGGCCACCCAGTTCGTCGAGCGCTGGGGCAGGCCAACCGACCAATTCGCCGCGAGTTCCTTTCACGCGGCGACGATTGGCGATAAGGTCCAAGAGCATCGTCGCGCCTTGCGGTTCCTCCAGGGCGTCGAACAACACTCCAATCTCGCCGGACGCCGCAGGGGATCCCCCCTTTTGCTCCGATCCCGGCGCAGGTTCGCTCGAATGAGACGGTCCCCTGCGGTTCTTCGCTTGCAATTGAACGAGGACCGATTTCGGCCGATCGGCGAGGAATCGCTCGGCCTCGGCGCCCCACGCAACGGTGATCGGGAGCAAATACCCCTCCGGTTCCCCTTCGCGATACTCGACGCGCAAGAACAGCAGCATCGGGCCGTCGTGATTGGGTTTTTCCTTCTCATTGCCGGCGCCTTTCCCCTGCCGCAGAGACGCAATCCGATCGAGCGGAACGCTGTCGGCCACTTGCAGCGACTGGATCGGCCGCGACTTGCCGCCGAACCAGCGCCGATTCGGCAGCTCGCGGGCCAGAATCGATTCGAAGCTTGCCTTGTGCCGCCCCTGCAAGATTTCGGACCAGCGCGAGTTGACGGTCAACGTTGCCGGGCCGAGGACCGCGCCATCGACCTGGCCCGCATCGGCTTTGTCCGGCGCCAGATCGAACCAATTGAAGGCGTGCGACGAGAGCGTAAGCAAATACGGTAGTTTGCCGATCGCGGGAAACTTGGTTTGGCCGAAAAGTTCGACCGGACGACGACCGGCGAATTGCTGAAGGTTCAACTCGACATACTGCGTGAATCGCGAGAGGTTGGCGACCACCAGGATGTGCTCGTCGTTGTGGTGGCGGATGAACGCCAGGACGCGATGGTTTTCGGGGGTCAACTGCTCGTAGGTGCCACGGCTCAGGGCCGGATGGCGCTGCCGCAGGGCGATCAACCGCTTCATCCACCAGAGGAGCGAAGACGGATTGAGCTGCTCCGTCTCGACATTCACGGCGCCGAATAAGTATTCCGAATCGATGATCACCGGCGAATAAAGCATCTGCGGATTGGCCCGCGAGAAGCCGGCGTTGCGATCGGCGCTCCATTGCATCGGGGTTCGCACGCCGTGGCGATCGCCGAGATAAATGTTGTCTCCCATGCCGATCTCGTCGCCGTAATAGATCACCGGCGTTCCGGGCAGCGAGCAAAGCAGTCCGTTCATCAGCTCGATCGTGCGGCGATTATTCTTTAGCAACGGCGCCAATCGGCGGCGGATGCCGAGATTGATCCGGGCCTGCGGATCGCGGGCGTAAACGCGGAACATATAGTCGCGCTCTTCGTCGGTGACCATTTCGAGCGTCAGCTCGTCGTGGTTGCGCAGGAAGACGAGCCACTGGCAGTTTTCCGGGATCGGCGGCGTCTGCTGAAGAATATCCATGATCGGGAAACAATCTTCCATTTGGATCGCCATGAATAGGCGCGGCATCACGGGGAAATGGAAGGCCGTATGGCATTCGTCGCCGTCGCCGAAATAGGCGATCGCGTCCTCAGGCCATTGGTTCGCCTCGGCCAAGAGCATCCGCCCGGGGAAACGATCGTCCACGTGCTTGCGAAGTTTTTTGAGAAACTCGTGGGTCTCCGGCAAGTTTTCGCAGTTGGTCCCTTCGCGCTCGTAGAGATACGGCACGGCGTCGAGCCGCACTCCGTCCACACCGAGGCGGAGCCAAAAATCGAGCACGTCGAACATCGCCTCGTGAACGCGCGGATTGTCGAAATTCAAATCCGGCTGATGCGAGTAGAAGCGATGCCAGTAGTAGGCCTTTGCCACCGGATCCCACGACCAGTTCGAGACCTCGAAATCCTTGAAGATGATCCGCGCGTCCTTGTACTTTTCCGGCGTGTCGCTCCAAACGTAGAAATCGCGGGCGGAGCTGCCCGGCTTAGCCCGGCGGGCTCGCTGAAACCAACGATGCTGGTCCGAAGTGTGGTTGAGCACCATCTCGGTGATCACTTGCAGGCCGCGGCTATGCGCTTCGCGCACGAACCGCTTGAAATCCGCCAGGGTGCCGTAGGCTGGGTTCACGTCGAGATAGTCGGCAATGTCGTAGCCATCGTCGCGCAGCGGCGAAGGATAAAACGGCAACAGCCAGAGTGCCGTGACGCCGAGGTCTTGCAAGTAGTCGAGCTTTTCCGTCAATCCCGGAAAATCGCCGATGCCGTCGTTGTTGCTGTCGTAGAAGGCACGGACGTGGAGCTGGTAAATCACCGCGTCCTTGTACCAAAGCGGATTCGCCGGGGCGTAGCCCGACTTGGAATCGGTCTTCGGCAAGGGTTCCGTAGCGCCGGCGGTCGACGTCGGTAAGATCGTGCTAAGTGGCATGTGAGTCCATTGCTCCACTTTCCGCCGTGAGGGTCAAACGTGAATAAGAAAGTCTCTGACTTTGGCAAGCACCCTCACCCCTGCCCTTTCCCAAAGAGCGAGAGAGAAGCGCTGCTGTCGGCAGCACGTTGAATTATTGCGTATCGACCGGCTTCGGGCCAAGGACAAGTGCCGCATGACCGGGAAAATACCAGTGCTTTGTGTCTAGTACGCCGGTACCGGAGCCGCCATAGCGGGGGTCTTCGCTCGACCAAATGACTCGCCAATCGCAATCGGGCGGCGGCGCCACGAGCGGCTCGGCCAACGGCGAGTATTCCAGATCGCGCCCCAGATTCACCATCAGCAGCCGGTCGTCTCCCGCCTCGCCGAAGAATCGCAGTGCAAATGCTTCCGGCCCGAGCACTGCGCCGAAGAGCCGATCCGCTCGCTGGGCCGAGAAGACCGGATCGTCGCGACGCAGGCCGAGCAAATCGCGATGCAGCGTCAGCGCCGCGACGTTTTGCTCGCGCTCGCACCAATCCAGCTTCGAGCGCTCGAAGGTCTGTGGGTCGCCGGGATCGGCGAAGCATTCGTCGACGTCCGGTCCGCTGAGGCTGCGAAATTGCTTCAGCGCTTCGTGCCGCCCTTCGCGGACGAGCTTGCCGAGATCCACCTCGTGGTCGGCGAAAAACAGGAACGGCGCGGAGGCGCAGAATTCCTGACCTTGAAACAACAACGGCGTGCCGGGGGCCAACAGCATGAGTGCCGTGAGCGCGCGGTAGCGGCCGGGCGAGGTCAACTCGTGGCCGCGCCTCCCGTGCGCCGAATTGCCGATCTGATCGTGGTTCTGCAGAAAGATGACGAATTGCTCGGCGTCGAGGCCGAAGCTCGAGCCGCCGCGCCGCCGCTGCTGCCGCCCATTCCATTGCCCCTGATAAAGGTAGCCCCATTTGACTGCTGAGATCAACTCTTGTGGCTTGCCGCGATAATCCGCATAGTAGTGTTCGGCATGGCCGGTCATGGCGACTCGGGCTGCGTGGTGAAAATCGTCATTCCACGCAGCATCGAGACCGTAGCCGCCCAGCTCGGTTGGCCGCAGCAGCCGCGAGTCTTGGAACTCATTCTCGGCGACGACGAGCGTCTTCCGCCCGCGGGCGGCCTCGCGCACCCGCCGGCCAATCGCAGCCAGAATATGTTCAGGGGAATCGTCGAGGATGGCATGAACGGCATCCAACCGCAGTCCATCGACATGAAACTCGTCGATCCAATATCTGGCATTCGAGATGAAAAACTCGCGGACGGGTCCGCAATGGGCCGCGTCGAAATTGATCCCCTCGCCCCAGTCGGTGTGATGCCGCTTCGAGGTGTACTCGGTCGAGAATTGGGCCAGATAGTTCCCGGTCGGGCCGAAATGGTTATAGACCACGTCGAGGATCACACCCATCCGCAAGCGATGGGCTTCATCGACGAAGCGGCGAAAATCGTCGGGCATGCCATAAAGGCGCGTCGGCGCGAACAGATCGACGCCGTCATACCCCCAGCCGAATCGCCCGTCGAACTCGGCGACCGGCATCAACTCGATGAGTGTGATGCCGAGTTCGGCGAGTTGCGGAAGTTTCGCAATCGCAGCCTGAAACGTTCCTTCCGGAGTGAACGTGCCGATGTGCAGTTCGTAGACGATTTGTCCCTTTCGCGACGGGCCGGTCCAATCGGAGTCGGACCACTCGTAAGCCAGCGGATCGACCACCATCGACAGGCCGTGCGGGCCGTCGGGCTGAAATCGCGAGGCTGGATCGGGATAGGGCTGCGCCCCGTCATCCAAGCGGAAACCATACAGCGTGCCGGCAGCGGCGTCGCGCGCGAAGCCTGAGAAATGACCGTCGGCTTCCGGTTCGAGCGCGACCGACAATCTCCCAAGCTCATCCATTGGCTGACGGTCACTACTGAAAGTGACTTCAACCTTCCATCGTCGCGGCGCCCAGACTCGAAAATGAACGCCTCCACTTGGTTGAATCTCCGCCCCGATCGGCAGCCGACGGCTCAGGGCAGGCGGCTGACTCAAACTTGACCAATCTGACCGGGTTACGTTCATCTCACGATCCTTCGCGGTGACCGAAAGTTAACGACTGGAATATGTCGCTCATTTCGGCCAGTCGGCCTGGGGATCGAAGTTTACGATCGGCAGGGCTGGGGTGATCGGAATTTGCAGGCGGAGATATGGCTTGTCGGCGGCCTTGTGGCAACTGTAACAGCCTTCAATAGTAAACCGATAGGCCTTTTCAAAGGCGCCCTTGTCTTTCGACTTGATGGCCGTCCCCAATTGCTTGAGCGGGCTGTTTTCGAGCGATTGAAGAATGGCCGGCAGGTCGATCTCGCGGCCCGCGTTATCCTTCCTTTTGGGAATGATTCGCACGGCCCAGGCCAAATGCGAGCGGGTTTCGCTCCAGAAGAAATCGGCCAGGGGCCAATTCTCCTTTTCTCCGGCGAACCAAAGATTCGAAAACTGCATTGCCACATCGGTCATCGCATGCGATTGGTCGGGCACCTTTCCTTTCAAAACGGCCAGATCGCCGTCAATCGTCGCTAAATCGGGGACCTTCTTAACGGAACTCTCGGCAGCGGTGGCCGGGGCAACCTCGCCCCGACTGGCGAACGACGCCAAAACAAAACCGATTGCCATGCCGGTCGATAGAACGATCAAGTGGGGAAATTTGCGACTGGACATTTTGAGACTGCTCCCTATCTCCTGGTGCACACGCGAGTAGAGGATTGACGCACCGCACGGGGCATCTTATGTTGCCGGGCGGGCTGCTCGCAATATGGTCGCCAGCGTCGACGTGGTCAGGCGTATCATTTGCGGGTAACGAGCAAATAACGAACCGTCACCCTTGTTTGCGCCATCCACCGGCACCTCCCATGCCGCAGATTTTCGGCCCGGAATTCAACACGATTTCCAGAGTGACGATCTTCGGATCGGCCATCATCGTGGCCTTTTTATTCTGGGTTGCCGAGATCTTGTATCGGTCTCCGTATGCGACCGGCGCGGACACGGCCTATGTCCAGCCGGTGCCATTTAGTCATGAACATCACGTTGGACAGTTGGGATTCGACTGCCGGTACTGCCACACTTCGGTCGAGAACTCCTCGTTCGCCGGCATTCCTTCGACCAAGATTTGCATGAACTGCCATTCGCAGATGTGGGTTGGCAGCGCGATGCTCGCCCCGGTTCGCGAGAGTTATGCCTCGGGCCGATCGATTCCTTGGCAACGCGTACACAACTTGCCGCAATTCGCTTACTTCGATCACAGCATTCACATCCGCAAAGGAGTCGGCTGCGTCACATGCCACGGCCGCGTGAATGAAATGCCGCTCACCTGGCAGGCGGGTTCGTTGCAGATGAGCTGGTGTCTCGAGTGTCACGATCGGCCGGCCGACTACATCCGACCGCGAGAGCAGGTCTTCAACATGAAATGGGAAGCGGCCGTGAATCAGGCCGAGATCGGCAAACGGCTAGCCGCCGACTACCATGTGCAAAGTCGGATCGATTGTTCCACGTGTCATCGCTGAACCGCGGAGTCCCCGGATATGGATTACGCCGCAATGCGGGAAAAACTGGCCGCGACTTCGGGAAAGCGCTTCTGGCGCTGTCTCGAAGAATTAGCCGACGACCCCGAGGTCGAGACGCTGCTGCTGCGCCAATTTCCAGGGCAGGCAACGGCTTGGGCCGATCCGCTTGACCGCCGAAAGTTCCTGTCGCTATTGGGGGCGTCGCTCACCTTAGCGGGAATCTCGGGCTGTTCCGTGCAGCCCCCGGCGGAAACGATCATGCCCTATGTCCGTTCGCCGACGAAGTTGACGCCGGGCGTTTCCCTCTTTTTCGCCACGGCCGTGACGATCGGCGAATCGACGACCGGCCTGTTGGTCGAAAGTCATGAAGGCCGGCCGACAAAGATCGAAGGGAACCCCGATCATCCGGCCAGCAGCGGCGCCACCGACATCTTCGCGCAAGCGGCGATTTTGGATATGTACGATCCGGATCGCTCGCAGACCGTTTCCTCCGGCGACCAGATCAGCACCTGGGGAGACGCGGTAACGGCAATCCGCGCCGCGATCGAAGGGCAGCGCGGCAAGCACGGCGCCGGCTTGCGGTTCTTGACCCCGACGGTCACCTCGCCGACATTGGCCGGCCAGCTCGACGCAATCCTCAAGGCATTTCCGGCGGCCCGCTGGCATCAATATGAGCCGGCCTCGCGCGATGCGCGCTGGGAGGGCTCGCGCCTGGCGTTTGGCGAATTCGTCAACACGATCTATCATTTCGACCGTGCCGACGTAATCTTCTCGCTCGACGCGGATTTCTTGGCCCCGCCGGGGAATTTGCAGTACGTCCGCGATTTCATCGACCGCCGCCGCGTGACCGCGAGCGCGAGCGACGCCAAGCGAGCCACGATGAATCGACTGTACGTCGCGGAATGCACGCCGAGCATCACCGGGGCGAAGGCCGATCATCGCTGGGCGATGCGGGCCGCGGAGGTGGAACTGTTCGCTCGAGCCGTCGCCGCGAAGCTCGACCCCAATCTGAAGTCGCTCGCGGAAGGAATGTCGCATCCGGTCGCGGACGCCGCGGTCGAGGCACTCGTGCGCGACCTTCGGAAATCGGGGGCGAAGAGCGTCGTCGTGGCCGGCGATCGCCAGCCGCCGGCGGTCCATGCACTGGCGCATGCGATGAACGACGCGCTTGGCGCCGTCGGTACGACCGTGACGTTCACCGATCCGATCGAGTTCGCGCCGACGAATCAAATGAAATCGCTAGCCGATTTGGCGACCGATATGGCCGCCGGTTTCGTCGAGCTGCTAGTGATTGTCGGCGTGAACGCGGCGTACAGTGCTCCGGCCGACTTGGAATTCGCTAAGCGTCTCGCGAAAGTTCCCCTATCGGTCCATGTTGGACTCTATCGAGACGAGACGGCGGTGCTATGCAGTTGGCATATTCCGAAAGCTCATTTCTTGGAGTCGTGGAGTGACGCCCGATGCTTTGATGGCACGGCGACGATCGTGCAGCCGCTCATCGCTCCCCTTTACGGTGGCCGAACGCCGCACGAAGTGCTTCAGCTTTTCGTCGTACCAGCGGAAATGACGGGCTATGAAATTGTCCGCGATTACTGGCGGCGCCGATGGAAGGATGCGAATCGCCCCGAGGATTTCGAGACCTTCTGGGAGACCGCCGTTCACGATGGTTTTGTTCCCGACACCGCGCTCTCAGAGAAAAAGGTTGCGATTCAACAAGATTGGATTCGAAACATCGGGGCAGTGAATTCGGCGACAACGCGAAACGGCGCCGTTTCCGAGCGGCCTCTGGAAATCGTCTTCGCGACCGATCCAACGATCTTCGACGGCCGCTTCGCGAACAACGGTTGGCTGCAAGAATTGCCTAAGCCGCTCACGAAGCTGACCTGGGACAACGCGGCGCTTATCAGTCCGGCAATGGCTGAGCGGCTGGGAGTATCGGCCATGGTGAGCGGGCACGGCGGCGAGCATGGCGAAGTGACCGTCGACGTGGTCGAGTTGCACTACGCCGGTCGCAAGCTGCAAGCGCCCGTCTGGATCATGCCGGGGCAGCCGGACAATTCAGTCACGGTGCATTTAGGCTATGGTCGAACGGCCGCGGGACGCATAGGAAGTGGAATCGGCTTCAATGCCAATCTGCTCCGCACGTCGGCGGCCCCGTGGTTCGGCAGCGGATTGGAGATTCGCAGGACGGGCGCGCAATCGCCGCTCGCCTGCACTCAGTATCACCACCGGATGGAAGATCGAGATCTCGTGCGGACTGCAACGCTCGATGAATTCCGCCGCGATCCGACGTTCGTCAAAGAGTCGACCAAATCGGACGTCGCCGGCCACGGCCAGCGCACCTTGCCCACGCTCTATGCTCCGCAGGAGCATTCTTATAACGGCTACAAATGGGGAATGGCCATCGATCTCAACGCTTGTATCGGCTGCAATGCGTGCGTCGTGGCGTGTCAGGCGGAGAACAATATCCCCGTCGTCGGCAAGGAGCAGGTCACGCGCGGCCGCGAGATGCACTGGATTCGGATCGACCGCTACTATCGCGGCAAGCCCGACAATCCAGAGTATTTCTTTCAGCCAGTCAATTGCATGCAGTGCGAGAATGCACCCTGCGAGTTGGTTTGCCCGGTCGAGGCGACGGTGCATAGCGACGAGGGACTGAACGACATGGTCTACAATCGCTGCGTCGGCACGCGCTATTGCTCGAACAACTGCCCGTACAAGGTTCGCCGCTTCAATTTCCTCCAATACAGTGATTTCACGACTCCCAGCTTGCAACTCTTGCACAATCCGGAGGTGACGGTGCGCAGCCGTGGCGTGATGGAGAAATGCACGTATTGCGTGCAGCGGATCACGCAAGGCCGGATCGCGGCCGAGAAGGAGGACCGCCGAGTGCGCGACGGCGAGGTGCTCACCGCCTGTCAAGCGGTCTGCCCAGCCCACGCGATTTCGTTCGGCGACCTGAACGATCAAAAGAGCGAGGTCGCCGCGTGGAAAGCCCGGCCGCTCGAATACCCATTGTTGGCAGAGTTGAACACCGTGCCGCGAACGACGTATTTGGCGGAACTGCGAAATCCCAATCCAGAAATCGAGAACGCGTAGAGAAGCGGAGGTCGAGACCGCGTAGAGAAGTGGACGCACAGCGTCCGACCGTTTCCCCTCCCTTTTGGGAGAGGGTTAGGGTGAGGGGAAGCGGCGTTTTATGTTGTTCCCCTCACCCCGGCCCTCTCCCAGAGGGAGAGGGAGAACAAGTGCCGATCGTCCGAGGCGGAACACAAGACATGTCTGACCAAACCTCACGATCCGCCGGAGCCGCCGATCGGGCCGATCCGCTCCGCGATTATCCCGTGATCCAGCCGGGGCACACGTTCGCTTCCATCACCAACAAGATCAGCTCGATCGTGCTCACTCGCGGCACGCCGCGCGGCTGGTGGATCGGGTTCAGCGCGGCGACGGTGCTCGTCGTCGTGCTCTTCTATTCGATCGTCTACTTGCTTGCGATGGGCGTCGGCGTCTGGGGAATCAATATCCCGGTGGCGTGGGGCTTCGCGATCGTCAATTTCGTGTGGTGGATCGGCATCGGACATGCCGGCACGCTCATCTCCGCTATTCTGCTCTTGCTGCATCAAACATGGCGCACCTCGATCAACCGCTTCGCCGAGGCGATGACGCTGTTCGCCGTGACGAGTGCCGGGCTGTTCCCGCTTTTGCACCTCGGGCGGCCCTGGTTCTTCTATTGGCTCATTCCCTATCCGAACACGATGGACCTCTGGCCGCAGTTCCGCAGCCCCCTGGTCTGGGATGTGTTCGCGGTCGGAACGTATTTCACCGTCTCGTTGATGTTCTGGTATGTCGGGTTAATTCCTGATCTGGCGACGATCCGCGATCGCGCGACGAGCCGCGCCGGGCAGATCGTCTACGGCTTCCTGGCGATGGGGTGGCGTGGTTCGGCGCGACACTGGAAGCGCTACGAGACGGCCTATCTGCTGCTCGGCGGATTGGCGACGCCTCTGGTCGTGTCCGTGCATACGGTGGTGAGCTTCGATTTTGCCGTGGCGATCGTTCCCGGCTGGCATTCGACGATCTTCCCGCCATATTTCGTCGCCGGGGCGATCTTCTCCGGCTTCGCGATGGTGCTGACGATCGCGATTCCATTGCGGGCGTTTTACCACTTGGAAGACGTCGTCACGCTTCGACACCTCGAGAACATGGGAAAGATTCTGCTCGTGACCGGCCTGATGGTCGGCTTCGGCTATGGGATCGAGACGTTCATGGCCTGGTACGGCGGAAATCTATTTGAGTATTCGCACTTCGTCGATCGGATGTTTGGCGCTTATGCGTGGGTGTTTTGGACCGTGATCTGCTGCAACGTGCTGTCGCCGCAATTCCTCTGGTTCAACTTTTTCCGCTCGAAGCCTTGGTTTCTATTCATGATCGCGCTGGTGATCAATATGGGGATGTGGCTGGAGCGGTACATGATCGTCGTCGGGGGTCTGCACCGCGACTTCATGCCGTCGGCTTGGGGCATGTATCATCCGACTGTTTGGGACTGGGCGACGTTCATCGGTTCGATGGGACTGTTCGTCTGGCTCATGTTCTTATTCATCCGCTTCCTGCCGATGATCTCGATCGCCGAGATGCGCACTCTGCTGCCGCCGGCGCAGGCGACAAAGACCTTGGAGGAACGACATGAACACTGAGCCATCTCTATATGGGCTGCTCGCCGAATTCACGGATCCGGTCGCGCTC is a genomic window of Pirellulales bacterium containing:
- a CDS encoding TAT-variant-translocated molybdopterin oxidoreductase, with the protein product MDYAAMREKLAATSGKRFWRCLEELADDPEVETLLLRQFPGQATAWADPLDRRKFLSLLGASLTLAGISGCSVQPPAETIMPYVRSPTKLTPGVSLFFATAVTIGESTTGLLVESHEGRPTKIEGNPDHPASSGATDIFAQAAILDMYDPDRSQTVSSGDQISTWGDAVTAIRAAIEGQRGKHGAGLRFLTPTVTSPTLAGQLDAILKAFPAARWHQYEPASRDARWEGSRLAFGEFVNTIYHFDRADVIFSLDADFLAPPGNLQYVRDFIDRRRVTASASDAKRATMNRLYVAECTPSITGAKADHRWAMRAAEVELFARAVAAKLDPNLKSLAEGMSHPVADAAVEALVRDLRKSGAKSVVVAGDRQPPAVHALAHAMNDALGAVGTTVTFTDPIEFAPTNQMKSLADLATDMAAGFVELLVIVGVNAAYSAPADLEFAKRLAKVPLSVHVGLYRDETAVLCSWHIPKAHFLESWSDARCFDGTATIVQPLIAPLYGGRTPHEVLQLFVVPAEMTGYEIVRDYWRRRWKDANRPEDFETFWETAVHDGFVPDTALSEKKVAIQQDWIRNIGAVNSATTRNGAVSERPLEIVFATDPTIFDGRFANNGWLQELPKPLTKLTWDNAALISPAMAERLGVSAMVSGHGGEHGEVTVDVVELHYAGRKLQAPVWIMPGQPDNSVTVHLGYGRTAAGRIGSGIGFNANLLRTSAAPWFGSGLEIRRTGAQSPLACTQYHHRMEDRDLVRTATLDEFRRDPTFVKESTKSDVAGHGQRTLPTLYAPQEHSYNGYKWGMAIDLNACIGCNACVVACQAENNIPVVGKEQVTRGREMHWIRIDRYYRGKPDNPEYFFQPVNCMQCENAPCELVCPVEATVHSDEGLNDMVYNRCVGTRYCSNNCPYKVRRFNFLQYSDFTTPSLQLLHNPEVTVRSRGVMEKCTYCVQRITQGRIAAEKEDRRVRDGEVLTACQAVCPAHAISFGDLNDQKSEVAAWKARPLEYPLLAELNTVPRTTYLAELRNPNPEIENA
- the nrfD gene encoding NrfD/PsrC family molybdoenzyme membrane anchor subunit, whose protein sequence is MSDQTSRSAGAADRADPLRDYPVIQPGHTFASITNKISSIVLTRGTPRGWWIGFSAATVLVVVLFYSIVYLLAMGVGVWGINIPVAWGFAIVNFVWWIGIGHAGTLISAILLLLHQTWRTSINRFAEAMTLFAVTSAGLFPLLHLGRPWFFYWLIPYPNTMDLWPQFRSPLVWDVFAVGTYFTVSLMFWYVGLIPDLATIRDRATSRAGQIVYGFLAMGWRGSARHWKRYETAYLLLGGLATPLVVSVHTVVSFDFAVAIVPGWHSTIFPPYFVAGAIFSGFAMVLTIAIPLRAFYHLEDVVTLRHLENMGKILLVTGLMVGFGYGIETFMAWYGGNLFEYSHFVDRMFGAYAWVFWTVICCNVLSPQFLWFNFFRSKPWFLFMIALVINMGMWLERYMIVVGGLHRDFMPSAWGMYHPTVWDWATFIGSMGLFVWLMFLFIRFLPMISIAEMRTLLPPAQATKTLEERHEH